A genome region from Baekduia alba includes the following:
- a CDS encoding vWA domain-containing protein, whose protein sequence is MPPDAVDLPLLAARFGRAVREAGIPCSPERSVRFARALQVAPPATRDRLYWTARAVFVSGHAQVGAFDGVFARVFDGVVDPADARGDPHAPPPPGLERGTQRPPPGAPRTADEGGSARPSSSPTAAPGDDADASALAVPVASAGERLAAKDFGDVEPDELLALRRLMEQLHVATPTRRTRRARRARRGERLDVRATLRASHRTGGDPVRQLRRRRLRAHRPLVVLCDVSGSMEPYSRAFLMFLHSAVGGADAEAFVFATRLTRLTRALRGHQPDLAIARAAAAAPDWSGGTRIGAALARFNAEHGRRGMARGAVVVIVSDGWEVGDPDVVGREMARLRRLAHRVVWVNPRLAAPGFAPAAGGMAAALPSCDALVGGHNLLALGDAIAAIGARTIPS, encoded by the coding sequence ATGCCGCCTGACGCGGTGGACCTCCCGCTGCTCGCCGCGCGCTTCGGGCGCGCGGTGCGCGAGGCCGGCATCCCGTGCTCGCCGGAGCGGTCGGTGCGGTTCGCGCGGGCGCTGCAGGTCGCGCCGCCGGCCACCCGGGACCGGCTGTACTGGACGGCGCGGGCGGTGTTCGTCTCGGGCCACGCGCAGGTCGGCGCGTTCGACGGCGTGTTCGCGCGGGTCTTCGACGGCGTCGTCGACCCGGCCGACGCGCGCGGCGACCCGCACGCGCCGCCACCGCCGGGCTTGGAGCGCGGGACGCAGCGGCCGCCGCCCGGCGCGCCGCGAACGGCGGACGAGGGCGGCAGCGCGCGCCCGTCCTCCTCCCCCACCGCCGCGCCCGGCGACGACGCCGACGCCAGCGCGCTCGCCGTGCCCGTCGCCAGCGCCGGCGAGCGGCTGGCCGCCAAGGACTTCGGCGACGTCGAGCCCGACGAGCTGCTCGCGCTGCGCCGGCTGATGGAGCAGCTGCACGTGGCGACGCCGACGCGGCGGACCCGGCGCGCGCGGCGGGCCCGCCGCGGCGAGCGCCTCGACGTCCGCGCGACGCTGCGCGCCAGCCATCGCACCGGCGGCGACCCGGTCCGGCAGCTGCGCCGCCGGCGCCTGCGCGCGCACCGGCCGCTCGTGGTCCTCTGCGACGTCTCGGGCTCGATGGAGCCCTACTCGCGCGCGTTCCTCATGTTCTTGCACAGCGCTGTCGGCGGCGCGGACGCCGAGGCGTTCGTGTTCGCCACGCGCCTGACCCGGCTGACGCGCGCGCTGCGCGGCCACCAGCCCGATCTCGCGATCGCGCGGGCGGCGGCCGCGGCCCCGGACTGGTCGGGCGGCACGCGGATCGGCGCGGCGCTCGCGCGGTTCAACGCCGAGCACGGCCGGCGCGGGATGGCGCGCGGCGCGGTCGTGGTCATCGTCTCCGACGGCTGGGAGGTCGGCGACCCCGACGTCGTCGGCCGCGAGATGGCGCGCCTGCGCCGGCTGGCCCACCGCGTCGTCTGGGTCAACCCGCGGCTGGCCGCGCCCGGCTTCGCGCCCGCCGCGGGTGGGATGGCGGCCGCGCTGCCGTCCTGCGATGCGCTGGTCGGCGGCCACAACCTGCTTGCGCTCGGCGACGCCATCGCGGCGATCGGCGCGCGGACGATCCCGAGCTGA
- a CDS encoding AAA family ATPase, with the protein MSLGLADPDALAARLAAVDYLADDGLATALYLALALPQPLLLEGEAGVGKTEAAKALAAALDTPLIRVQCYEGIDSAEVLYEWNYPRQLLAIRLAEAGDAQLSEDALFSDDYLIRRPLLMAIEHPGPRPAVLLIDELDRADDDFEAFLLELLAEASLTIPELGTIRAEHPPIVVLTSNRTRDLHDALKRRCLYHWIDYPSPEREAEIVRRRVPAADDRLAAEVARAVRRLRAADVQKPPGIAEAIDWVAALHALGLSALDPVAADRTLGAVLKYREDQETTRAAGLDRLVGAEAGDAA; encoded by the coding sequence GTGAGCCTCGGCCTCGCCGATCCCGACGCGCTCGCGGCCCGCCTGGCCGCGGTCGACTACCTCGCCGACGACGGGCTCGCCACCGCGTTGTACCTGGCCTTGGCCCTCCCCCAGCCGCTGCTGCTCGAAGGCGAGGCCGGCGTCGGGAAGACCGAGGCGGCCAAGGCGCTGGCGGCAGCGCTGGACACGCCGCTGATCCGCGTGCAGTGCTACGAGGGGATCGACTCGGCGGAAGTGCTGTATGAGTGGAATTACCCGCGCCAGCTGCTGGCGATCCGGCTGGCCGAGGCCGGCGACGCGCAGCTCTCGGAGGACGCGCTGTTCTCCGACGACTACCTGATCCGGCGGCCGTTGTTGATGGCCATCGAGCATCCGGGCCCGCGCCCCGCGGTCCTGCTCATCGACGAGCTCGACCGCGCCGACGACGACTTCGAGGCGTTCCTGCTGGAGCTGCTGGCCGAGGCCTCCCTGACGATCCCCGAGCTCGGGACGATCCGCGCGGAGCACCCGCCGATCGTGGTCCTGACGTCCAACCGCACGCGCGACCTGCACGACGCGCTCAAGCGCCGCTGCCTCTACCACTGGATCGACTACCCGTCGCCCGAGCGCGAGGCCGAGATCGTCCGCCGCCGCGTCCCGGCCGCCGACGACCGCCTCGCCGCCGAGGTCGCCCGCGCCGTGCGGCGGCTGCGCGCCGCCGACGTCCAGAAGCCGCCGGGCATCGCGGAGGCGATCGACTGGGTCGCCGCGCTGCACGCCCTGGGGTTGTCGGCGCTCGACCCAGTCGCCGCCGACCGCACGCTCGGCGCCGTCCTGAAGTACCGCGAGGACCAGGAGACGACGCGCGCCGCGGGGCTCGACCGCCTGGTCGGAGCGGAGGCCGGCGATGCCGCCTGA
- a CDS encoding nucleotidyltransferase family protein, whose amino-acid sequence MADARVCGLVLAAGGSRRLGQPKHLLPFGERTLLDHSLATARACGFEQLLCAVGGAAQDVVAQVDLRDVEVVHNAAFGAGCSSSIAAALGAVRPSIDVLVLLLGDQPGVTTAMVDALLAGRGDAAYAVCRYDDGRGHPFAFSRSTFAALADLHGDKAVWKLLKRHADRVVEVPVAGPVPRDVDTWEDYEAVRR is encoded by the coding sequence ATGGCTGACGCCCGGGTCTGCGGCCTGGTCCTGGCCGCGGGCGGCTCACGCCGCCTCGGGCAGCCCAAGCACCTGCTCCCGTTCGGGGAGCGGACGCTGTTGGACCACTCGCTCGCCACCGCCCGCGCGTGCGGCTTCGAGCAGCTCCTCTGCGCGGTCGGCGGCGCGGCGCAGGACGTGGTCGCGCAGGTCGACCTCCGCGACGTCGAGGTGGTGCACAACGCCGCGTTCGGCGCCGGGTGCTCGTCGTCGATCGCGGCGGCGCTGGGCGCGGTGCGGCCGTCGATCGACGTCCTGGTGCTGCTGCTCGGCGACCAGCCAGGCGTGACGACCGCGATGGTGGACGCGCTGCTCGCCGGCCGCGGCGACGCGGCGTACGCGGTCTGCCGCTACGACGACGGCCGCGGGCATCCGTTCGCGTTCTCGCGCAGCACGTTCGCCGCGCTGGCCGACCTGCACGGCGACAAGGCGGTGTGGAAGCTGCTGAAGCGGCACGCCGACCGCGTCGTCGAGGTCCCGGTCGCCGGCCCGGTCCCGCGCGACGTCGACACGTGGGAGGACTACGAGGCGGTGCGGCGGTGA
- a CDS encoding XdhC family protein: MIGARLSERARALAAARSAYVVATVVHARSPTSARPGDVALVLADGTVEGFVGGVCAESSVRLHALRAMETGEPLLLRLVQDGAPADGQEADDGAIVEHNPCLSGGALEIFLDPALPPPRVLVVGDAPVALALRELAPHLGLEPVAPAAGVVAVSGEDLALVVASHGRDEEAALCAALNEGVPYVGLVASPRRGEAVRASLDLPDELRARLHTPAGLDIHARTPPEIALSILAAIVDERRSGAPRGTPVPGVPVQVPTMEHGVGDCCHGHG, translated from the coding sequence ATGATCGGCGCGCGGCTCTCGGAGCGGGCGCGGGCGCTGGCCGCCGCGCGGTCCGCGTACGTCGTCGCCACGGTCGTGCACGCGCGGTCGCCGACGAGCGCACGGCCGGGCGACGTCGCGCTGGTGCTCGCCGACGGGACCGTCGAGGGCTTCGTCGGCGGGGTGTGCGCGGAGTCCTCGGTGCGGCTGCACGCGCTGCGGGCGATGGAGACGGGCGAGCCGTTGTTGTTGCGGTTGGTTCAGGATGGCGCGCCGGCGGACGGCCAGGAGGCCGACGACGGCGCGATCGTCGAGCACAACCCGTGCTTGAGCGGCGGCGCGCTGGAGATCTTCCTGGACCCGGCGCTGCCGCCGCCGCGCGTCCTCGTGGTCGGCGACGCGCCGGTGGCCCTGGCGCTGCGCGAGCTGGCGCCGCACCTCGGGCTCGAGCCGGTCGCGCCGGCCGCCGGCGTCGTGGCCGTCAGCGGCGAGGACCTGGCGCTGGTGGTCGCGTCACATGGGCGCGACGAGGAGGCGGCGCTGTGCGCGGCGCTCAACGAGGGCGTGCCCTACGTCGGGCTGGTCGCGTCGCCGCGCCGCGGCGAGGCCGTCCGGGCGTCGCTGGACCTGCCGGACGAGCTGCGCGCGCGGCTGCACACGCCCGCGGGCCTGGACATCCACGCGCGGACGCCGCCGGAGATCGCGCTGTCGATCCTGGCGGCGATCGTCGACGAGCGCCGCTCGGGCGCGCCGCGCGGGACGCCGGTCCCGGGCGTGCCGGTGCAGGTGCCGACCATGGAGCACGGCGTCGGCGACTGCTGCCACGGCCATGGCTGA
- a CDS encoding aerobic carbon-monoxide dehydrogenase large subunit translates to MAAIDEPAAPPMGYGRMTRKEDPRFVRGQGRYIDDLKLPGMLHGAILRSPLAHAKILSIDTSAAVAHPKVRAVVTGADLEGLNLAWMPTMSADTQAVLATDKVRFQGQEVAFVVAEDRYAARDALELIDVDYEELPVVVDARRALDAGAPVIRDDKEGQTDNHIFDWEAGDRDATAAVFDAAEVRVERDMIYPRCHPAPLETCGAVAQMDPVMGQLTLYTTTQAPHAHRTVYALVAGLPEHKIRIVPGDIGGGFGNKVPVYPGYVCAIVGSILTGKPVKWQEDRAENLMSTGFARDYIMKGEICGTQDGRITGLRVDVTADHGAFNATAQPTKYPAGFFHIFSGSYDLEAAHCSVHGVYTNKAPGGVAYRCSFRVTEAVYLVERMVDAFALEIGMDPAQLRLKNFIRPEQFPYQCKTGWEYDSGDYPRAMKLAMEIAGYDDLRREQEGKRERGELMGIGISFFTETVGAGPRKDMDILGLAMNDGAELRVHPTGKAVLGVSCMSQGQGHETTFAQIVAEELGISPADIEVVNGDTDRTPYGLGTYGSRSTPVSGAATALVARKVRERARLIAAGMLEVSPEDLEWTKGEFHVKGDPSASKTIAEIAMAAHGAGDLPPGVEGVLEDIAVYNPPNLTFPFGAYICVVDIDPGTAQVSVRRFIAVDDCGVKINPMIVEGQIHGGLAEGIGIALMELIAFDDQGNCLGGSFMDYLIPTALEVPEYELGETVTPSPHHPIGAKGVGESPTVGSPPAVVNAIIDALHPNYGVDHIDMPCTPSRVWDAMQGRAAPPQ, encoded by the coding sequence ATGGCCGCGATCGACGAGCCCGCCGCCCCGCCGATGGGCTACGGCCGGATGACGCGCAAGGAAGACCCGCGCTTCGTCCGCGGCCAGGGCCGGTACATCGACGACCTGAAGCTGCCCGGCATGCTGCACGGCGCGATCCTGCGCTCGCCGCTGGCCCACGCGAAGATCCTGTCGATCGACACGTCGGCCGCGGTCGCGCACCCCAAGGTGCGGGCGGTCGTCACCGGCGCCGATCTCGAGGGCCTGAACCTCGCGTGGATGCCGACGATGTCGGCCGACACGCAGGCCGTGCTGGCCACCGACAAGGTGCGCTTCCAGGGCCAGGAGGTCGCCTTCGTCGTCGCCGAGGACCGCTACGCCGCGCGCGACGCGCTGGAGCTGATCGACGTCGACTACGAGGAGCTGCCGGTCGTCGTCGACGCGCGCCGCGCGCTGGACGCCGGCGCGCCCGTGATCCGCGACGACAAGGAGGGCCAGACCGACAACCACATCTTCGACTGGGAGGCCGGCGACCGCGACGCCACCGCCGCGGTGTTCGACGCCGCCGAGGTGCGCGTCGAGCGCGACATGATCTACCCGCGCTGCCATCCGGCGCCGCTGGAGACGTGCGGCGCGGTCGCGCAGATGGACCCGGTGATGGGGCAGCTCACGCTCTACACGACGACCCAGGCGCCGCACGCGCACCGCACGGTGTACGCCTTGGTCGCGGGCCTGCCCGAGCACAAGATCCGGATCGTCCCCGGCGACATCGGCGGCGGCTTCGGCAACAAGGTCCCGGTCTACCCGGGCTACGTCTGCGCGATCGTCGGGTCGATCCTGACCGGCAAGCCGGTGAAGTGGCAGGAGGACCGGGCCGAGAACCTCATGTCGACCGGCTTCGCCCGCGACTACATCATGAAGGGCGAGATCTGCGGGACCCAGGACGGGAGGATCACCGGCCTGCGCGTCGACGTGACCGCCGACCACGGCGCGTTCAACGCCACCGCGCAGCCGACGAAGTACCCGGCCGGGTTCTTCCACATCTTCTCCGGGTCCTATGACCTGGAGGCCGCGCACTGCTCGGTCCACGGCGTGTACACCAACAAGGCGCCGGGCGGCGTGGCCTACCGCTGCTCGTTCCGGGTGACCGAGGCGGTGTACCTGGTCGAGCGCATGGTCGACGCCTTCGCGCTGGAGATCGGGATGGACCCCGCGCAGCTGCGGCTGAAGAACTTCATCCGGCCCGAGCAGTTCCCCTACCAGTGCAAGACGGGCTGGGAGTACGACTCCGGCGACTACCCGCGTGCGATGAAGCTGGCGATGGAGATCGCGGGCTACGACGACCTGCGCCGCGAGCAGGAGGGCAAGCGCGAGCGCGGCGAGCTGATGGGCATCGGCATCTCGTTCTTCACCGAGACCGTCGGCGCGGGCCCGCGCAAGGACATGGACATCCTCGGCCTGGCGATGAACGACGGCGCCGAGCTGCGCGTCCACCCGACCGGCAAGGCCGTGCTGGGCGTGAGCTGCATGAGCCAGGGCCAGGGCCACGAGACGACGTTCGCGCAGATCGTCGCCGAGGAGCTCGGGATCTCGCCGGCCGACATCGAGGTCGTCAACGGCGACACCGACCGGACCCCGTACGGCCTCGGCACCTACGGGTCGCGGTCGACGCCGGTGTCCGGCGCGGCGACCGCGCTGGTCGCGCGCAAGGTGCGCGAGCGGGCGCGACTCATCGCGGCCGGCATGTTGGAGGTGTCGCCCGAGGACCTGGAGTGGACCAAGGGCGAGTTCCACGTCAAGGGCGATCCGTCGGCGTCCAAGACGATCGCGGAGATCGCGATGGCCGCGCACGGCGCGGGCGACCTGCCACCGGGCGTCGAGGGCGTGCTGGAGGACATCGCGGTCTACAACCCGCCGAACCTGACGTTCCCGTTCGGGGCCTACATCTGCGTGGTCGACATCGACCCGGGCACGGCGCAGGTCTCCGTCCGGCGCTTCATCGCGGTCGACGACTGCGGCGTGAAGATCAACCCCATGATCGTCGAAGGCCAGATCCACGGCGGGCTGGCCGAAGGCATCGGCATCGCGCTGATGGAGCTGATCGCCTTCGACGACCAGGGCAACTGCCTCGGCGGGTCGTTCATGGACTACCTGATCCCGACCGCGCTGGAGGTCCCGGAGTACGAGCTGGGCGAGACGGTGACGCCGTCGCCGCACCATCCGATCGGGGCCAAGGGCGTGGGCGAGTCGCCGACGGTCGGCTCGCCGCCGGCGGTGGTCAACGCCATCATCGACGCGTTGCACCCCAACTACGGCGTCGACCACATCGACATGCCCTGCACGCCGTCGCGGGTGTGGGACGCCATGCAGGGCCGGGCGGCGCCGCCGCAATGA
- a CDS encoding (2Fe-2S)-binding protein has protein sequence MQVTLTINGEERSAEVEPRTLLVHFIRDDLDLTGTHWGCDTSNCGACVVLVDGRPVKSCTMLAATAAGHELRTVEGMEQDGVLDPVQQGFIAQHGLQCGFCTPGMLLTARALLDENPNPTDAEIREAISGQICRCTGYTNIVKAIRWAADHAPQTATATPEA, from the coding sequence ATGCAGGTCACGCTGACGATCAACGGCGAGGAGCGGTCTGCCGAGGTGGAGCCCCGCACCTTGTTGGTGCACTTCATCCGGGACGACCTGGACCTCACCGGCACGCACTGGGGCTGCGACACGTCGAACTGCGGCGCGTGCGTCGTCCTGGTCGACGGCCGGCCGGTCAAGTCCTGCACGATGCTCGCCGCGACCGCGGCGGGCCACGAGCTCCGGACGGTCGAGGGCATGGAGCAGGATGGTGTCCTCGATCCCGTCCAGCAGGGCTTCATCGCCCAACACGGCCTCCAGTGCGGCTTCTGCACGCCGGGGATGCTGCTCACCGCGCGGGCGCTGCTGGACGAGAACCCGAACCCGACCGACGCCGAGATCCGCGAGGCGATCTCCGGCCAGATCTGCCGCTGCACGGGCTACACGAACATCGTCAAGGCGATCCGGTGGGCGGCCGACCACGCGCCGCAGACCGCGACCGCGACCCCGGAGGCCTGA
- a CDS encoding FAD binding domain-containing protein: MQIPAAFEYERATSVEHALELLRSGGPDARLLAGGHSLLPMMKLRLAAPELLIDLDALSDELGYVREADGEVRIGALTRHREILESALIAARFGVFIDAEKLIADPVVRNRGTIGGALCQADPAEDISAACAVVGARLVIQGLDGQRTISMRELHSGPYETTIRDAEMLVEIRVPVQPGIGSAYEKVKRRVGDWAIAAVAAAVRLDGGTIASGAVALTAVGGDVTAQRASDALTGAPPSEETFAQAARLAAEDCAPQTDQRGSAEYKRHLANELTLRALRSATARALREES, encoded by the coding sequence ATGCAGATTCCCGCGGCGTTCGAGTACGAGCGCGCAACCAGCGTGGAGCACGCGCTCGAGCTGCTGCGTTCCGGCGGCCCGGACGCCCGGCTCCTGGCCGGCGGCCACTCGCTGCTGCCGATGATGAAGCTCCGGCTGGCCGCGCCCGAGCTGTTGATCGACCTCGACGCGCTGAGCGACGAGCTCGGCTACGTCCGCGAGGCCGACGGCGAGGTCCGGATCGGGGCCCTGACGCGCCATCGCGAGATCCTGGAGTCCGCGCTGATCGCGGCGCGCTTCGGCGTCTTCATCGACGCCGAGAAGCTGATCGCCGACCCCGTCGTCCGCAACCGCGGGACGATCGGCGGCGCGCTGTGCCAAGCCGACCCGGCGGAGGACATCTCCGCCGCGTGCGCGGTCGTCGGCGCGCGGCTGGTCATCCAGGGATTGGACGGCCAGCGCACGATCTCGATGCGCGAGCTGCACTCCGGCCCGTACGAGACGACGATCCGCGACGCCGAGATGCTGGTCGAGATCCGCGTGCCGGTCCAGCCCGGGATCGGCAGCGCCTACGAGAAGGTCAAGCGCCGCGTCGGCGACTGGGCGATCGCGGCGGTCGCCGCCGCGGTGCGGCTGGACGGCGGGACGATCGCGTCCGGCGCCGTGGCGCTGACCGCCGTCGGCGGCGACGTCACCGCGCAGCGCGCGTCCGACGCGCTGACCGGCGCGCCGCCGTCGGAGGAGACGTTCGCGCAGGCCGCACGGCTGGCCGCCGAGGACTGCGCACCGCAGACCGACCAGCGCGGGTCGGCCGAGTACAAGCGCCATCTGGCCAACGAGCTGACGCTGCGCGCGCTGCGCTCGGCGACCGCGCGGGCACTGCGAGAGGAGAGCTGA
- a CDS encoding LysR family transcriptional regulator, whose product MTLRQLAIFATVARLGSVKAAARELGVSEPAVSAAVRILREELGDDLYQREGHGLVLTAQGTRLASLATEIGQLARRARGGLAADGDGPVQRLLHIAVTGAVEEHVIGPLLAAFAERTPEVHATVDVAPPARFAELLDRRRADITLGPRPSIAASPALVVAPFLRYRMVVVAPPAHRLAGREPVAPSELEDARWLVGSEGVERGSPASRYFARARIAPADVRVFPSDAAALSAVTAGEGVMLALWHASAAALRRRTIARLAVRGTPVVDLWYATTLPDEHCLTGASRLRRFTTSADATQAMAAPRRGVPAALVRAPVHATLWHSVARPTGD is encoded by the coding sequence ATGACCCTTCGACAGCTCGCCATCTTCGCGACGGTCGCCCGCCTGGGCTCGGTGAAGGCGGCCGCGCGGGAGCTCGGCGTCAGCGAGCCGGCAGTGTCGGCCGCGGTGCGGATCCTGCGCGAGGAGCTGGGCGACGACCTCTACCAGCGCGAGGGCCACGGGCTGGTGCTGACCGCCCAGGGCACGCGGCTGGCGTCGCTGGCCACCGAGATCGGGCAGCTCGCGCGGCGCGCCCGCGGCGGGCTGGCGGCCGACGGCGACGGGCCGGTGCAGCGCCTGCTGCACATCGCCGTCACCGGCGCGGTCGAGGAGCACGTGATCGGTCCGCTGCTGGCCGCGTTCGCCGAGCGCACGCCGGAGGTCCACGCGACCGTCGACGTCGCGCCGCCCGCGCGCTTCGCCGAGCTGCTCGACCGCCGGCGCGCGGACATCACGCTGGGGCCGCGGCCGTCGATCGCCGCGTCGCCGGCCCTCGTCGTCGCGCCGTTCCTGCGCTACCGGATGGTGGTCGTGGCGCCGCCGGCGCACCGGCTCGCGGGCCGCGAGCCGGTCGCGCCGAGCGAGCTGGAGGACGCACGCTGGCTCGTCGGCTCCGAAGGGGTGGAGCGCGGGTCGCCCGCGTCGCGGTACTTCGCCCGTGCGCGGATCGCGCCGGCCGACGTGCGCGTGTTCCCCAGCGACGCCGCCGCGCTGTCGGCGGTGACGGCGGGGGAGGGCGTGATGCTCGCGCTGTGGCACGCGTCGGCCGCGGCGCTGCGGCGGCGGACGATCGCGCGGCTGGCCGTGCGCGGCACGCCGGTCGTCGACCTCTGGTACGCGACGACGCTGCCCGACGAGCACTGCCTGACCGGGGCGTCGCGGCTGCGGCGCTTCACGACCAGCGCCGACGCCACGCAGGCGATGGCGGCGCCCCGGCGCGGCGTGCCGGCGGCGCTGGTCCGCGCCCCGGTGCACGCCACGCTGTGGCACTCGGTCGCCCGCCCCACCGGCGACTAG
- a CDS encoding FMN-dependent NADH-azoreductase — protein MPHLLHIDSSIQGDRSISRRLTARARERWLATHPAGTVAYRDLGAQPIPHFDAASGTARMVPPDTHTPAQAESYALTRELVGEIAAADTIILGLPLYNFGPPSTVKSWVDHLIAPGLSLSAETGEGLLGGRDFLVLASRGGGYQPGTPRHGWDHAEPWLPHGISLTGLQPRFIAAELQLAETTPAMFDLIPQAAESLAAAAEHEIDEQWADAAVAA, from the coding sequence ATGCCGCATCTCCTGCACATCGACTCGAGCATCCAGGGCGACCGCTCGATCAGCCGCCGGCTGACGGCACGCGCCCGCGAGCGCTGGCTGGCCACCCATCCCGCCGGCACGGTCGCCTACCGCGATCTCGGCGCTCAGCCGATCCCGCACTTCGACGCCGCCTCCGGCACGGCGCGCATGGTCCCGCCGGACACGCACACGCCGGCACAGGCCGAGTCCTATGCCTTGACGCGGGAGCTCGTCGGCGAGATCGCGGCGGCCGACACCATCATCTTGGGTCTCCCCCTCTACAACTTCGGCCCGCCCAGCACGGTCAAGTCCTGGGTCGACCACCTGATCGCTCCCGGCCTGTCGCTCAGCGCCGAGACCGGTGAAGGCCTGCTCGGCGGCCGCGACTTCCTCGTGCTCGCCTCGCGCGGCGGCGGCTACCAGCCGGGAACGCCGCGCCACGGCTGGGACCACGCCGAGCCGTGGCTGCCGCACGGCATCAGCCTCACCGGCCTGCAGCCGCGCTTCATCGCCGCCGAGCTCCAGCTCGCCGAGACCACGCCCGCGATGTTCGACCTGATCCCGCAGGCCGCCGAGAGCCTCGCGGCCGCCGCCGAGCACGAGATCGACGAGCAGTGGGCGGACGCCGCCGTCGCGGCGTAG
- a CDS encoding MarR family winged helix-turn-helix transcriptional regulator — MRAIAGTESTTHRSSALLDHLARLTRLRSESALAPLGLRPRHLVALTVLRDHGGSTQQALAGMLHIDRTNLVGLLNDLEKAGLISRLRAEEDRRRHIVALTADGAQRLGEAECALAAAENEVLGALDVDERETLYRLLQRATGGHVGDCAAAAAVPAPTD, encoded by the coding sequence CTGCGTGCCATCGCCGGCACCGAGTCCACGACCCACCGCTCGTCCGCGCTGCTCGACCATCTCGCGCGGCTCACGCGTCTGCGCTCGGAGTCGGCGCTGGCGCCGCTCGGGCTGCGTCCGCGCCACCTCGTGGCGCTCACGGTCCTGCGCGACCACGGCGGCAGCACGCAGCAGGCGCTGGCCGGGATGCTCCACATCGACCGGACCAACCTGGTGGGGTTGCTCAACGACCTCGAGAAGGCCGGCCTGATCTCCCGCCTGCGCGCCGAGGAGGACCGTCGCCGCCACATCGTCGCGCTGACCGCCGACGGCGCCCAGCGCCTCGGCGAGGCCGAGTGCGCGCTGGCCGCGGCCGAGAACGAGGTCCTCGGGGCACTCGATGTCGACGAGCGCGAGACGCTATACCGCCTCCTGCAGCGGGCGACCGGCGGCCACGTCGGGGACTGCGCGGCGGCCGCCGCGGTTCCGGCGCCGACCGACTGA
- a CDS encoding Vgb family protein, translated as MRRPAAVLAALMALGAVGAPAVPAAQPKPVGTILVADLEANRLVAVDPATGAQSVVAEGGPFVDPEGLVVDPATCDAIVSDAGAAKIFRVSLADGTITTIAGGPPLVHPVGGVLDEQGRLLSSDEEALGGSGGVIRVDLRSGEQTVVAGGGSFVTPLGVALAPDGRTFVADADAFADTRGGVIAVDRASGAQTVVSQDPGPGQHPQGILWHDGRLLLTDMQRGGLFTVDPASPGVQTPVVVGHGLQTPREIEGDGPGRALIADAGAKSVFRVDLGTGAVQTVTSGGLLMTPFGIATVPTCPDRPAPAPAPPAAGVVPPPARSPVMDTTAPRVTIVSAPGKARRASLVRGIALRLSVSEPAKVRVELRRPSHGRRPGSRLGPSVTLRRTRLGAFTVRVTATSAALRRLLRTGSRLTVRIVVADTAGNVTVRERRLSVSK; from the coding sequence ATGCGCCGCCCAGCCGCAGTGCTCGCTGCCCTCATGGCGCTCGGCGCCGTCGGCGCGCCGGCCGTGCCGGCCGCGCAGCCCAAGCCCGTGGGCACGATCCTGGTCGCGGACCTCGAGGCCAATCGCCTGGTGGCGGTCGACCCGGCGACCGGGGCGCAGTCGGTCGTGGCCGAGGGCGGGCCGTTCGTGGACCCCGAGGGCCTGGTCGTCGATCCGGCCACCTGCGACGCGATCGTCAGCGACGCCGGGGCGGCCAAGATCTTCCGGGTCTCGCTGGCCGACGGCACGATCACGACGATCGCCGGCGGGCCGCCGCTCGTGCATCCGGTCGGCGGCGTGCTCGACGAGCAGGGGCGGCTGCTGTCCTCCGACGAGGAGGCGCTCGGCGGCTCGGGCGGCGTCATCCGCGTCGACCTGAGGAGCGGTGAGCAGACGGTCGTGGCCGGCGGCGGGAGCTTCGTGACGCCGCTGGGCGTCGCGCTCGCGCCGGACGGCCGGACGTTCGTGGCCGACGCCGACGCGTTCGCCGACACGCGCGGCGGCGTCATCGCCGTGGACCGGGCATCCGGCGCGCAGACGGTCGTCTCGCAGGATCCGGGTCCGGGCCAGCACCCGCAGGGCATCCTCTGGCACGACGGCCGCCTGCTGCTGACCGACATGCAGCGCGGCGGGCTGTTCACTGTCGATCCGGCGTCGCCCGGCGTCCAGACGCCGGTCGTGGTCGGCCACGGCCTGCAGACGCCGCGCGAGATCGAGGGCGACGGGCCGGGCCGGGCGCTGATCGCCGACGCCGGCGCAAAATCGGTGTTCCGCGTCGACCTCGGGACCGGCGCGGTCCAGACCGTGACCAGCGGCGGGCTGCTGATGACGCCGTTCGGCATCGCGACCGTGCCGACCTGTCCGGACAGGCCGGCGCCGGCGCCTGCTCCGCCGGCGGCCGGCGTCGTGCCGCCGCCCGCCCGGTCACCGGTTATGGACACCACGGCGCCGCGCGTCACGATCGTCTCCGCGCCCGGCAAGGCCCGCCGCGCGTCGCTCGTCCGCGGCATCGCGCTGCGGCTGTCGGTGTCCGAGCCGGCGAAGGTCCGCGTCGAGCTGCGCCGTCCGTCGCACGGCAGGCGTCCGGGCAGCCGCCTCGGTCCGTCGGTGACGCTCCGCCGGACCAGGCTCGGCGCGTTCACGGTCCGGGTCACGGCCACATCCGCCGCGCTGCGCCGCCTGCTGCGCACCGGCAGCCGCCTGACGGTCCGGATCGTCGTCGCCGACACCGCCGGCAACGTGACCGTGCGCGAACGCCGCCTCTCCGTTTCCAAGTAG